A DNA window from Bombus vancouverensis nearcticus chromosome 6, iyBomVanc1_principal, whole genome shotgun sequence contains the following coding sequences:
- the LOC117160270 gene encoding chymotrypsin-1-like — translation MYILAVFLIITSIVSGSVPRIVDDNEAEDGSVPRLVGGNEVEDGKYPYQASIRIRGSHICGASIINPYVILTAARCIYKKVPSQMTVIVGTNYLSQPGIVHTVNKLIWHEFYNEYLIHNDIGLILVNGYIKYNDKIQPIPLARVYYVPQETNAVVTGWGKLNSGSGGMSNVLQALNVTIVSQEVCQMYDWMATKNNICTSAKRNQEACSGDPGSPLVFNGIQVGIVSYGRPCDYLSVYTRVFPYEQWINNITSNYHGIGSQVNSNMWSILLLAVSIIVFSLQ, via the exons ATGTACATATTGGCTGTCTTTTTAATTATCACTTCCATTGTTAGTG gCTCGGTTCCACGTATAGTGGACGATAATGAAGCTGAAGACG gCTCGGTTCCACGTTTAGTGGGCGGTAATGAAGTTGAAGACGGTAAATATCCTTACCAAGCGTCAATCAGAATTAGAGGTTCACACATATGCGGAGCATCAATTATTAACCCTTATGTCATCCTTACCGCCGCACGCTGTATTTATAA GAAAGTACCATCACAAATGACGGTTATTGTTGGAACCAATTATTTATCCCAACCTGGTATTGTTCACACAGTCAACAAATTGATTTGGCACGAATTTTACAACGAATACCTGATCCATAATGATATCGGCTTAATACTCGTAAATGgatacattaaatataacgaCAAAATTCAGCCGATTCCACTCGCAAGAGTATATTACGTACCTCAAGAAACAAACGCTGTGGTAACCGGTTGGGGAAAATTAAAC AGTGGATCAGGCGGTATGTCTAACGTATTGCAAGCGCTAAATGTAACTATAGTGTCGCAGGAAGTGTGCCAAATGTACGATTGGATGGcaacaaaaaataatatatgcACGAGTGCAAAACGGAATCAAGAAGCTTGTTCC GGTGACCCTGGTAGTCCTTTGGTTTTTAATGGTATACAAGTGGGGATCGTTTCTTATGGTCGACCATGTGACTACCTCAGCGTGTACACCAGAGTGTTTCCTTACGAACAGTggataaataatattacaagTAATTACCATGGTATAGGATCTCAAGTAAATTCAAATATGTGGTCTATATTGCTGCTTGCAGTATCAATAATCGTCTTCTCTTTACAGTAG
- the LOC117160272 gene encoding uncharacterized protein LOC117160272, whose product MGFVNENNCLTDELLADYSLSNAAECARTCRPGESKTCYYKFVIERYPVNGQACNFCMPNATNTLCPNCQCVPGDGTQRMALTVNRMIPGPTIQVCKGDYVVVDVQNLLKSDSVTVHWHGILQHGSAHYDGVPHLTQCPIMIHDTFRYQFFANNWGSHLWHAHTATQKLDGVFGSFIVRSPPQDEPYQNLYDFDLANHVIVINDWFKEEATGRFPGRRAGAVHQNADAFLINGKGRYIDLSHATSNIPFEVITVGANQRYRFRLINSFCTVCPAQLTIEGHSLTVIASDGQPMQPVVVDSIVSLAGERYDFVINTNQTPGAYWIQLRGLDDCTYNRIQQLALLQYEGASITPKTKEPTFDNPIPNGLVLDIASSACNSTLNYICGNGLNSALQVDPDILKKEPDVKLYLPIAMQRYKPEEVFVPNTYKNFLVPSPNWIVATMINSISSTGPSSPPLTQLDDTPADAFCNAENLPAHCRPGAPCTCIHLIKIPLNSIVEIILIDEFDTVSVRHPFHLHGYIFYVMGLGQPLGATASSNTTNKMTLEYFKELEKKNQIKRNFVSPQGKDDIPVPNNGYAIIRFRANNPGYWLLHCHQIFHHLAGMEVTLQVGEVSDMPKPPENFPRCGNFKPKIQPFTK is encoded by the exons ATGGGATTTGTTAATGAAAATAACTGTTTAACTGACGAACTTCTTGCGGATTATTCCTTGTCAAATGCTGCCGAGTGTGCACGAACATGTAGACCAGGAGAATCAAAGACGTGTTACTATAAATTCGTAATTGAACGTTATCCCGTTAATGGCCA GGCGTGTAATTTCTGTATGCCTAACGCTACAAACACTttatgccctaactgtcaatgcGTTCCCGGGGATGGAACGCAGCGGATGGCTTTGACTGTGAATAGAATGATACCAGGGCCAACTATACAAGTTTGCAAAGGAGATTACGTCGTAGTTGATGTTCAAAATCTGTTAAAGTCAGATTCAGTTACGGTTCATTGGCATGGTATCCTCCAACATGGTTCTGCGCATTACGATGGGGTCCCACATTTGACACAGTGTCCGATCATGATTCATGACACATTtag ATATCAATTTTTTGCTAATAACTGGGGATCTCATTTGTGGCATGCTCACACAGCAACGCAAAAATTGGATGGTGTATTTGGAAGTTTCATCGTACGATCACCACCGCAAGATGAACCCTATCAAAATTTGTATGATTTTGACCTAGCAAATCACGTAATCGTTATTAACGATTGGTTTAAAGAAGAGGCTACGGGTCGATTTCCAGGTCGTAGAGCTGGCGCAGTTCATCAGAATGCCGATGCGTTCTTAATTAACGGAAAAGGAAGATACATT GATCTCAGTCACGCTACGTCAAACATTCCCTTTGAAGTAATCACCGTAGGTGCTAATCAACGTTATCGTTTTCGTTTAATTAACTCCTTCTGTACCGTTTGCCCTGCACAATTGACTATCGAAGGCCATAGTCTTACCGTTATTGCTTCCGATGGTCAACCTATGCAACCTGTCGTTGTTGATTCTATAGTTTCTCTGGCTG GAGAACGATACGACTTTGTTATTAATACTAATCAAACACCTGGTGCCTATTGGATACAACTGCGTGGATTGGATGATTGCACCTATAACCGTATCCAACAATTAGCTTTATTACAATACGAAGGAGCATCTATTACACCAAAGACAAAAGAACCTACTTTTGATAATCCTATTCCTAATGGCCTA GTACTAGATATCGCAAGTTCCGCTTGCAATTCTACGCTCAACTATATCTGTGGCAATGGATTAAACAGCGCTTTGCAAGTCGACCCAGATATTTTGAAAAAAGAACCAGATGTAAAATTGTATCTACCTATAGCCATGCAGAGGTATAAACCGGAAGAGGTGTTCGTACCTAACACATATAAGAACTTTCTGG TTCCATCACCAAACTGGATAGTAGCCACGATGATAAACAGTATAAGTTCAACTGGTCCATCCTCCCCGCCACTCACTCAGTTGGATGACACACCTGCAGATGCATTTTGTAACGCCGAAAATTTACCAGCCCACTGCCGTCCAGGAGCTCCGTGCACGTGTATTCACTTGATTAAAATTCCATTGAATTCTATCGTGGAAATAATTCTGATAGACGAGT TTGACACGGTATCTGTACGGCATCCCTTCCATTTGCAtggatacatattttatgttATGGGCTTAGGTCAACCTTTGGGTGCCACTGCAAGTTCGAATACTACGAATAAGATGACACTGGAATATTTTAAAGaacttgaaaagaaaaatcaaataaaaaggaATTTCGTTTCTCCACAAGGAAAAGACGACATTCCTGTACCAAACAACGGATATGCcataattagattccgcgcaaATAATCCAG GATATTGGCTGCTCCATTGTCATCAAATTTTTCATCATCTTGCTGGTATGGAAGTCACTTTACAAGTTGGAGAGGTTTCTGATATGCCAAAACCACCAGAAAATTTCCCAAGATGCGGTAATTTTAAACCGAAAATACAACCATTCACAAAATAG